In Brevundimonas subvibrioides, a genomic segment contains:
- a CDS encoding AprI/Inh family metalloprotease inhibitor has product MTFASALPLALCLSLLPVVAGACHSKEQPAVSQSRVPEPSGDIEAAIGLWAFTPADGSKGCVLALNRQPLPHGYGLHIEHCALASLAAATHWRPTAQGFGIANEADSVILEFRQTGVDTFVAVDGSLRVERAPST; this is encoded by the coding sequence ATGACTTTCGCTTCAGCCCTGCCCCTGGCACTGTGTCTTTCCCTCCTGCCTGTCGTCGCCGGCGCCTGTCATTCCAAGGAGCAGCCAGCCGTGTCGCAATCCCGGGTGCCGGAGCCGTCAGGCGATATCGAGGCCGCAATCGGCCTGTGGGCTTTCACGCCGGCCGACGGATCGAAAGGTTGCGTCCTGGCCCTGAACCGGCAGCCCCTACCACATGGCTACGGCTTGCATATCGAGCATTGCGCCCTGGCGTCGCTGGCGGCCGCCACGCACTGGCGCCCCACGGCTCAGGGATTCGGGATCGCGAACGAAGCGGACTCGGTGATTCTCGAATTCCGCCAGACTGGTGTCGATACCTTCGTCGCCGTCGACGGCAGCCTTCGGGTCGAACGCGCGCCGTCGACCTGA
- a CDS encoding capsular biosynthesis protein, with product MADVRIPSRRAALPVDRRIRPDRRVADTGAPVLRPLPAPIPVPAARHRVARGSATDLSSRRFLIVTAPFGPFGRVLAGELEARGARVLRMIFNIGDLVYWRRKGGLTFDGDVRDWPAHLAGLVATHGLTDLIVFGEGGPYNQAVLTRAAELKALAAEAGGEGRGTSDADPIDGRSPGQDAIDRITRDGDRKETSRHSPLATRHPDLREPVGSGAASAAHDRAQAARLREPSGSALRIWVLENGYFRPDWITVEQDGVNARSGLARHRSAYDPPIPEIVPARPVGRALPHHVANISWYHFLQFLVRPFAFRHYAQPYTTPAWLQCASHIRRYFGLMLRSSHEADARVIRARGPFFIACLQREGDAQLLRYSHYADNTAFLAEVLTSFAGHAPADARLVVKNHPLDPGLVDLRRMTRVLAIERGIADRVDFIDGGNLAQLCRASNGMVVNNSSAALSALGFKTPVKVLGQAFFDFDGLTDQQTIDAFWTNPRTPDPDLFIRFRAHVIQQTQVNGNYHEPKALSPTAKAVANRFQDAG from the coding sequence ATGGCCGACGTCCGCATTCCCTCGCGCCGCGCCGCTCTGCCTGTCGATCGACGCATCCGCCCGGATCGTCGGGTGGCCGATACCGGTGCCCCCGTCCTCCGGCCACTCCCGGCCCCGATCCCCGTCCCGGCCGCGCGCCACCGGGTCGCGCGCGGCAGCGCCACCGACCTGTCGTCGCGCCGCTTTCTGATCGTGACCGCGCCGTTCGGTCCGTTCGGCCGGGTGCTGGCGGGCGAGCTGGAGGCGCGGGGGGCCCGGGTTCTGCGCATGATCTTCAACATCGGCGATCTGGTCTACTGGCGTCGCAAGGGGGGGCTGACCTTCGACGGCGACGTACGCGACTGGCCCGCCCATCTGGCCGGGCTGGTGGCCACCCATGGCCTGACCGACCTGATCGTGTTCGGCGAGGGCGGCCCCTACAACCAGGCCGTCCTGACCCGCGCCGCCGAACTCAAGGCCCTGGCGGCGGAGGCCGGTGGCGAGGGACGAGGGACGAGCGACGCCGACCCCATCGACGGGCGTTCTCCCGGCCAGGACGCGATCGACCGCATCACCCGTGATGGCGACCGCAAAGAGACGTCTCGCCACTCGCCACTCGCCACTCGCCACCCGGACCTCCGCGAGCCGGTCGGTAGCGGTGCGGCGTCAGCCGCCCACGACCGCGCTCAGGCAGCGAGGCTCCGCGAGCCGAGCGGTAGCGCCCTCAGAATCTGGGTCCTCGAAAACGGCTACTTCCGGCCGGACTGGATCACGGTCGAGCAGGACGGGGTCAATGCCCGCTCCGGCCTGGCCCGCCACCGCTCGGCCTATGACCCGCCCATTCCCGAGATCGTCCCGGCCCGGCCGGTGGGGCGCGCCCTGCCGCACCATGTGGCCAACATCAGCTGGTATCACTTCCTGCAGTTCCTGGTCCGGCCGTTCGCCTTCCGGCACTATGCCCAGCCCTATACGACCCCGGCCTGGCTGCAGTGCGCCAGCCATATCCGGCGCTACTTCGGCCTGATGCTGCGGTCCTCACATGAGGCCGATGCCCGGGTGATCCGGGCCCGCGGGCCCTTCTTCATCGCCTGTCTGCAGCGCGAGGGCGACGCCCAGCTGCTGCGCTACTCCCACTATGCCGACAACACCGCCTTCCTCGCCGAGGTCCTGACCTCCTTCGCCGGACATGCGCCCGCCGACGCCCGGCTGGTGGTCAAGAACCATCCGCTGGATCCCGGCCTGGTCGACCTGCGCCGCATGACCCGGGTCCTGGCCATCGAGCGCGGCATCGCCGATCGCGTCGACTTCATCGACGGCGGAAACCTGGCCCAGCTGTGCCGCGCCTCCAACGGCATGGTGGTCAACAACTCATCGGCCGCCCTGTCGGCCCTGGGCTTCAAAACACCCGTCAAGGTCCTCGGACAGGCCTTCTTCGACTTCGACGGCCTCACCGACCAGCAAACCATCGACGCCTTCTGGACCAACCCCAGAACCCCCGACCCCGACCTGTTCATCCGCTTCCGGGCCCACGTCATCCAGCAGACACAGGTCAACGGAAACTACCACGAACCCAAGGCCCTCTCACCCACCGCAAAAGCCGTCGCAAACCGATTCCAGGACGCAGGGTAG
- a CDS encoding OmpA family protein, with product MRFKTLFLASSAAAALALSAGAASAEPDGWYGAVDAGYQVIDDINTESSVTGQNFNFEVNDGWAAFARLGYRFDANWRVELEGGYRSGDIGKVRAVSGSNGICNLTPASGPCFSPAGDIESATLMANVIYDIGGEYWGIRPFVGVGVGVNRVDTSFVGAYRATRSATVVGDDSSTKFAAQAIAGLSYAVGDRANIDLTYRYLTGDAEFATVSSPTSFNQGTFEGDYDQSHTLTLGLRYAFGAEEAAPPPPPPPPPPPPPPPPPPPPPPPPPPPPAPTAREFVVYFDWDRSDLTAEARSVVTQAATYAKSGRPTRVLVVGYADTSGSAAYNVGLSNRRSRTVADALVAQGVNGGVIALDGKGETNLARATADGVREPLNRRATIGINF from the coding sequence ATGCGTTTCAAGACTTTGTTCCTGGCTTCCAGCGCGGCGGCGGCTCTTGCCCTGTCGGCTGGTGCTGCATCGGCTGAGCCGGATGGCTGGTATGGGGCGGTAGACGCCGGTTACCAGGTCATTGACGACATCAACACCGAGTCTTCGGTGACGGGTCAGAACTTCAATTTTGAAGTGAACGACGGCTGGGCAGCGTTTGCGCGTCTGGGCTACCGTTTTGACGCCAACTGGCGTGTGGAACTGGAGGGCGGCTATCGCTCGGGCGACATCGGCAAGGTTCGCGCGGTGTCGGGTTCGAACGGCATCTGCAACCTGACGCCGGCGTCGGGTCCCTGCTTCTCGCCTGCAGGCGACATCGAGTCCGCCACGCTGATGGCCAATGTCATCTATGACATCGGTGGCGAGTACTGGGGCATCCGTCCGTTCGTGGGCGTGGGCGTCGGTGTGAACCGCGTCGACACCAGCTTCGTGGGAGCCTATCGCGCGACCCGTTCGGCGACGGTGGTGGGCGACGATTCGTCGACCAAGTTCGCGGCCCAGGCCATTGCCGGCCTGAGCTATGCCGTGGGTGACCGCGCCAACATCGACCTGACCTATCGCTATCTGACGGGCGATGCCGAGTTCGCCACCGTGTCGAGCCCGACGTCGTTCAACCAGGGCACGTTCGAAGGCGACTACGACCAGTCGCACACCCTGACGCTGGGCCTGCGCTATGCGTTCGGTGCCGAAGAAGCGGCCCCGCCGCCGCCTCCGCCCCCGCCGCCGCCGCCTCCGCCCCCGCCGCCTCCCCCGCCGCCTCCGCCCCCGCCGCCGCCTCCGCCGGCTCCGACGGCGCGTGAGTTCGTGGTCTATTTCGACTGGGATCGTTCGGACCTGACGGCCGAAGCCCGCTCGGTGGTGACCCAGGCGGCGACCTACGCCAAGTCGGGTCGTCCGACGCGCGTTCTGGTCGTCGGTTACGCCGATACGTCCGGCTCGGCGGCCTACAATGTGGGCCTGTCGAACCGTCGTTCGCGCACCGTGGCCGATGCTCTGGTCGCCCAGGGCGTCAACGGCGGCGTGATCGCCCTGGACGGCAAGGGTGAAACCAACCTGGCCCGTGCGACCGCCGACGGCGTTCGCGAGCCTCTGAACCGTCGCGCCACCATCGGCATCAACTTCTAG
- the msrA gene encoding peptide-methionine (S)-S-oxide reductase MsrA — protein MSALTRFAVAATVLLGACSQGEPAGAQPPVVQTGPDSGRREVAVFAGGCFWSVESNFEHMPGVVSAVSGYAGGTSPNPTYEAVSRGNDYVEAVQVTYDPARISYRQLVDRFWRTIDPTDANGQFCDTGPAYGTAVFATPSQRPIADASRAAAVAVIGARRFTTPVRAAGRFWPAEAYHQDFARLNPVRYGGYSRFCGRAARLRAVWGG, from the coding sequence ATGTCCGCCCTGACCCGATTCGCCGTCGCCGCCACCGTTCTGCTGGGGGCGTGTTCGCAGGGCGAGCCGGCGGGCGCCCAGCCGCCGGTCGTCCAGACCGGGCCGGACAGCGGCCGACGCGAGGTTGCGGTCTTCGCCGGGGGCTGCTTCTGGTCGGTGGAATCGAACTTCGAACACATGCCGGGCGTGGTCTCGGCCGTGTCGGGCTATGCGGGCGGCACTTCCCCGAACCCGACCTATGAAGCGGTGTCGCGCGGCAATGACTATGTCGAGGCGGTGCAGGTGACCTATGATCCGGCGCGCATTTCCTATCGCCAGCTGGTCGACCGGTTCTGGCGCACGATCGATCCGACCGATGCCAACGGCCAGTTCTGCGACACCGGACCGGCCTATGGCACCGCCGTCTTCGCCACACCGTCCCAGCGGCCGATCGCCGACGCCTCCCGTGCCGCCGCTGTCGCCGTGATCGGGGCGCGCCGGTTCACCACGCCGGTGCGCGCGGCCGGGCGCTTCTGGCCGGCGGAGGCCTATCACCAGGACTTCGCACGGCTGAACCCGGTGAGATACGGCGGCTACAGCCGGTTCTGCGGCCGCGCGGCGCGACTGCGGGCGGTCTGGGGCGGCTGA
- the neuC gene encoding UDP-N-acetylglucosamine 2-epimerase has protein sequence MRSSRPVGVFTATRAEYGLLRPVLSALEKSQTLVPRLIVSGTHLSERHGSTLTEIRADGRDPAACVPLPMQDDSAASIAADMAAALDGASQAYLALDLDAVLILGDRTEALAAAAAAIPLALPILHLEGGHRTAGAIDDAIRHAVSKLAALHFTSAEPYRQRLLQMGEAEDRVFTVGATGVDNLKAFGVSTAAQASAITGLDLPEGFILATFHPETLGTTVPGDQVAAFVAGLGRVADRTVLITMPNADAGSEAIRTALEAFAARAPGRIRLATSLGAKGYAAALTACAAVVGNSSSGMVEAPAAGVPTVNVGTRQEGRLRSPSVIDCDLTPDAIGDALTRALDPAFRRMARAQPPIFGDGNAGQRIVDVLETIDLAGLARKPFVDRPADGRLSA, from the coding sequence ATGCGGTCGAGCCGCCCGGTCGGCGTCTTTACCGCCACGCGCGCTGAATATGGTCTGTTGCGGCCCGTCCTGTCGGCATTGGAGAAATCTCAGACCCTGGTCCCGCGGTTGATCGTGTCCGGGACGCACCTTTCGGAGCGACATGGCAGCACCCTGACCGAAATCCGGGCGGACGGCCGAGATCCGGCGGCGTGCGTGCCCCTGCCGATGCAGGATGACTCGGCAGCATCCATCGCCGCCGACATGGCAGCGGCGCTGGACGGCGCGAGCCAGGCCTATCTGGCGCTGGACCTCGACGCCGTTCTGATCCTGGGCGACCGGACCGAGGCCCTGGCGGCTGCGGCGGCGGCGATCCCCCTTGCTCTGCCGATCCTGCATCTGGAGGGCGGTCACCGGACCGCCGGGGCCATAGACGACGCCATCCGCCATGCCGTCTCCAAGCTGGCAGCCCTGCATTTCACCAGCGCCGAGCCCTATCGCCAGCGCCTGCTGCAGATGGGCGAGGCCGAAGACCGGGTCTTCACCGTCGGCGCGACCGGCGTCGACAATCTGAAGGCCTTTGGTGTCAGCACGGCTGCCCAGGCCTCGGCCATCACGGGACTGGATTTGCCGGAAGGCTTCATCCTGGCGACCTTCCACCCGGAGACCCTTGGGACGACGGTGCCGGGGGATCAGGTCGCGGCCTTCGTCGCCGGGCTGGGGCGGGTCGCAGACCGGACCGTCCTGATCACCATGCCCAATGCCGATGCCGGATCGGAGGCGATCCGGACGGCGCTCGAAGCCTTCGCAGCCCGGGCTCCCGGGCGGATCCGGCTGGCTACCTCCCTGGGGGCCAAAGGCTATGCCGCCGCCCTGACGGCCTGTGCCGCCGTGGTCGGCAACTCCTCCAGCGGCATGGTCGAGGCCCCGGCGGCAGGCGTGCCGACCGTCAATGTCGGGACCCGCCAGGAGGGACGGCTGCGGTCCCCCTCGGTGATCGACTGCGACCTGACCCCCGATGCCATCGGCGACGCGCTGACCCGGGCGCTGGATCCCGCCTTTCGCCGGATGGCCAGGGCTCAGCCGCCGATCTTCGGGGATGGGAATGCGGGCCAGAGGATCGTGGACGTCCTGGAGACGATCGATCTGGCGGGACTGGCGCGCAAGCCCTTCGTCGATCGTCCGGCCGACGGACGCCTCAGCGCCTGA
- a CDS encoding cytidylyltransferase domain-containing protein, whose protein sequence is MIDGKTVLGIVPARAGSQGLPGKNLRPLAGRPMTAWTLEAGLTSQTLDHLVVSTDDAAVAALARQAGVAVIDRPPELAGPQASVLDAIAHVLEVLDRAWDYVVLLQPTSPLRLASDIDAAVRLCHERDAPSVIGVSPMLKPATFYGQVDGAGAFSRTPGNGDEAVVINGAVYVARPGTLFGIGGFAGPGALAHVMPPERGWDVDTAFDFAVCEALWPHVRGDAARPLDSIRR, encoded by the coding sequence ATGATCGACGGAAAGACCGTGCTCGGCATCGTCCCCGCCAGGGCCGGGTCCCAGGGCCTGCCCGGAAAGAATCTGCGCCCGCTGGCGGGGCGGCCCATGACGGCCTGGACGCTCGAGGCGGGCCTGACCTCGCAGACGCTGGATCATCTGGTGGTCAGCACCGACGACGCGGCGGTGGCCGCGCTTGCACGACAGGCGGGTGTCGCGGTGATCGATCGCCCCCCGGAACTGGCCGGCCCCCAGGCCTCGGTCCTGGATGCGATCGCGCATGTGCTGGAGGTGCTGGACCGGGCCTGGGACTATGTCGTGCTGCTTCAGCCGACTTCGCCCCTGAGACTGGCGAGCGACATCGATGCGGCTGTCCGCCTCTGCCATGAACGGGATGCGCCTTCGGTGATCGGCGTGTCGCCGATGCTGAAGCCGGCCACCTTCTACGGCCAGGTCGATGGCGCCGGGGCGTTCAGCCGGACCCCGGGGAACGGCGACGAGGCCGTGGTCATCAACGGCGCCGTCTATGTCGCCCGGCCCGGGACCCTTTTCGGTATCGGCGGCTTCGCAGGTCCCGGTGCCCTGGCGCATGTGATGCCCCCCGAGCGGGGCTGGGATGTCGATACGGCCTTCGACTTCGCGGTTTGCGAGGCCCTGTGGCCCCACGTCCGGGGCGATGCGGCCCGGCCGTTGGACAGCATCAGGCGCTGA
- a CDS encoding glycosyltransferase family 4 protein has protein sequence MPETIACVDGRDLSLTQGSGIATYGRNLLTTLSRMGVGTQVLYGPPTPVRSDPLLDEIMLANPDARAGNPTAWKRLVRTTRARWGLPAVPVQPGQVIWPRDGAAPPATDSYWASQDVFRTAHRSFVKTGRLTQIHFKCDRDVPAPDVCHWTAIMPLRGKDALNLYTMHDLIPLRLPHLSLSNKEHYLAICRAIADGADHIIVGSESAKADIVDMIGVSPDRITNTYHAVQLPSGHMERSDDEIAVEIEGAFGLPWKGYFLHYGTIEPRKNLGRTVEAYLASGVTTPLVIAGGDGWLFEPETAVLDQVRAGQGAAAGRIIKLKYLPAGLLASLVRGARALLFPSLYEGFGLPVLEAMSMGTAVLTSTSGSLPEVAGGAAVLVDPYDVNSIRKGILALDGDEGLRDAMVERGTVQARLFSPQAYEARLTDLYTRLGLRLAPGDTT, from the coding sequence ATGCCCGAGACCATCGCCTGTGTGGACGGCCGCGACCTGTCCCTGACGCAAGGATCCGGAATTGCGACCTACGGACGCAACCTGCTGACGACCCTCTCGCGCATGGGTGTCGGAACCCAGGTGCTTTACGGCCCTCCAACGCCCGTCCGGTCGGACCCGCTGCTTGACGAGATCATGTTGGCGAATCCTGACGCAAGGGCGGGAAACCCGACGGCGTGGAAACGCCTCGTGCGGACGACGCGCGCGCGGTGGGGCCTGCCCGCCGTGCCTGTCCAGCCGGGCCAGGTGATCTGGCCCCGCGACGGGGCCGCCCCGCCGGCAACGGACTCATACTGGGCGAGCCAGGACGTGTTCCGGACGGCCCATCGCTCCTTCGTGAAGACGGGTCGGCTGACGCAAATCCACTTCAAATGCGACCGTGACGTTCCCGCGCCGGACGTCTGTCACTGGACCGCGATCATGCCGCTGCGGGGCAAGGACGCCCTGAATCTCTACACGATGCACGACCTGATCCCGTTGCGACTGCCCCACCTGTCGCTGAGCAACAAGGAGCATTATCTGGCCATTTGCCGCGCCATCGCGGACGGAGCTGACCACATCATCGTCGGCTCCGAATCGGCGAAGGCCGACATCGTCGACATGATCGGCGTGTCGCCGGATCGGATCACCAACACCTACCACGCCGTGCAGCTGCCGTCCGGGCACATGGAGCGGTCCGACGACGAGATCGCCGTGGAAATCGAGGGTGCGTTCGGACTTCCGTGGAAGGGCTATTTCCTCCACTACGGCACGATCGAGCCGCGCAAGAACCTGGGCCGGACGGTGGAGGCCTATCTGGCTTCAGGCGTGACGACACCGTTGGTGATCGCGGGTGGCGACGGCTGGCTGTTCGAGCCGGAAACAGCCGTTCTGGATCAGGTGCGCGCCGGCCAGGGGGCGGCAGCGGGGCGGATCATCAAACTGAAGTATCTGCCGGCCGGTCTGCTGGCCAGCCTGGTGCGGGGGGCGAGGGCCCTGCTGTTCCCTTCCCTGTATGAGGGATTCGGCCTGCCGGTCCTGGAAGCCATGAGCATGGGAACCGCTGTCCTGACGTCGACCTCCGGCTCGCTGCCCGAGGTCGCCGGTGGAGCCGCTGTCCTGGTCGATCCTTACGACGTCAACAGCATCCGCAAGGGCATCCTGGCCCTGGATGGGGACGAGGGCCTTCGTGACGCCATGGTGGAGCGTGGCACTGTGCAGGCGCGGCTTTTCTCGCCGCAGGCCTATGAGGCTCGTCTGACGGATCTCTACACACGACTGGGCCTTCGCCTGGCCCCCGGGGACACCACCTGA
- a CDS encoding SDR family NAD(P)-dependent oxidoreductase, with protein MDQTMESGQAHGSLAGRPVLVTGAGGFIGSQLCERLVADGAEVRALVRYTSDGDAGWLDRSSIRKDIEVVRGDLADRDSVFAACRGREVVFHLGALIAIPYSYEAPESYVRTNILGTLNVLQAVRELAVGRLVHTSTSEVYGSAQTVPMTEAHPLVGQSPYSASKIGADKLAESYHRSFETPVVTLRPFNTFGPRQSARAVIPSITMQLLTGRTIRLGDTRPTRDFVFVDDTVDAFVRAATATGIEGLTIHFGGGREIAIGDLPALIGAAADLPVEVEIDPQRLRPAASEVERLIADASLARARLGWQPRTGVEEGLARVVAFIRANPGLYRPEEYAV; from the coding sequence GTGGATCAGACTATGGAGAGCGGCCAGGCCCACGGGTCATTGGCGGGACGGCCCGTGCTGGTGACCGGCGCGGGCGGGTTCATCGGCAGCCAGCTGTGCGAGCGACTGGTCGCCGACGGGGCCGAGGTGCGGGCCCTGGTCCGCTATACGTCGGACGGCGACGCGGGCTGGCTGGACCGGTCGTCGATCCGCAAGGACATCGAGGTCGTGCGCGGCGACCTTGCGGATCGCGACAGCGTATTTGCCGCCTGTCGCGGCAGGGAGGTCGTGTTCCATCTGGGGGCCCTGATCGCCATTCCCTATTCCTACGAGGCCCCGGAGAGCTATGTCCGGACCAATATCCTGGGCACGCTGAACGTGCTGCAGGCCGTGCGGGAGCTGGCGGTCGGCCGTCTGGTCCACACCTCCACCAGCGAGGTCTATGGCTCGGCCCAGACCGTGCCGATGACGGAGGCCCACCCGCTGGTGGGACAGTCGCCCTACTCCGCCTCCAAGATCGGGGCGGACAAGCTGGCGGAAAGCTATCATCGGTCGTTCGAGACCCCGGTCGTGACGCTGCGGCCGTTCAATACCTTCGGGCCGCGCCAGAGCGCACGGGCGGTGATCCCGTCGATCACGATGCAGTTGCTGACGGGGCGGACGATCCGGCTGGGCGACACCCGGCCGACGCGGGACTTCGTCTTCGTCGACGACACGGTGGATGCCTTCGTCCGGGCCGCGACGGCCACCGGCATCGAGGGGCTGACGATCCATTTCGGCGGCGGGCGCGAGATCGCGATCGGCGACCTGCCGGCCCTGATCGGCGCGGCGGCGGACCTGCCGGTCGAGGTCGAGATCGATCCGCAGCGCCTGCGGCCCGCCGCCAGCGAGGTCGAGCGGCTGATCGCCGATGCGTCTCTGGCCCGGGCGCGCCTGGGATGGCAGCCCCGGACCGGTGTCGAGGAGGGCCTGGCCAGGGTGGTGGCCTTCATCCGCGCCAATCCGGGGCTGTATCGCCCGGAGGAGTATGCGGTGTGA
- a CDS encoding nucleotidyltransferase family protein, giving the protein MTSLDPIAGNLLHPDTRLLEAIERMDAVRRKLIVVVDDDRRLLGTVSDGDIRRGLMRRLAMDAAVSAVMNRDPVAVAVAGTEADAMARLAERGVSLAPLLDDHGRVVGLYPDTAIATKARDNLVVIMAGGRGVRLAPLTQTCPKPMLKVAGRPLLESIIERLRDQGFSRFRLAVNYLAEVITDHFGDGSSMGVEIDYLREDHPRGTAGALSLLREPVTAPLVVLNGDVLTRLAFGDLIDFHQEHGAVATLCVREHQFQAPHGVAEIDGVRLTSLREKPTFRWQANAGIYCLDGTLLSRIPRDGPFDMPELLSALAGDGERVCAYPMHEYWLDIGRPPDFESAQAAAVSFPLDGRID; this is encoded by the coding sequence GTGACCTCTCTCGATCCGATCGCCGGCAATCTGCTGCACCCCGACACCCGTCTGCTGGAGGCCATCGAGCGGATGGACGCCGTGCGACGCAAGCTGATCGTCGTCGTGGACGACGACCGCCGTCTGCTGGGCACGGTGTCGGATGGCGACATCCGGCGCGGTCTGATGCGGCGTCTGGCCATGGACGCGGCGGTCAGCGCCGTGATGAACCGCGATCCCGTGGCGGTCGCGGTCGCGGGGACCGAGGCCGATGCCATGGCGCGCCTGGCCGAGCGGGGTGTGTCCCTGGCCCCCTTGCTGGACGACCACGGCCGGGTGGTCGGCCTGTATCCCGACACCGCCATCGCCACGAAGGCACGGGACAATCTGGTGGTCATCATGGCCGGCGGGCGCGGCGTGCGTCTGGCCCCCCTGACGCAGACCTGCCCCAAGCCGATGCTGAAGGTGGCGGGCCGCCCCCTGCTGGAGAGCATCATCGAGCGCCTGCGGGATCAGGGGTTCAGCCGGTTCCGCCTCGCGGTGAACTATCTGGCCGAAGTCATCACCGACCATTTCGGCGACGGGTCGTCCATGGGCGTGGAGATCGACTATCTGCGCGAGGACCATCCGCGCGGGACGGCCGGCGCGCTGTCGCTGCTGCGCGAACCAGTGACCGCCCCCCTGGTGGTGCTGAACGGCGACGTCCTGACGCGTCTGGCCTTCGGGGACCTGATCGATTTTCACCAGGAGCACGGGGCCGTGGCGACCCTGTGCGTGCGCGAACACCAGTTCCAGGCCCCGCACGGCGTGGCGGAGATCGACGGTGTTCGCCTGACCAGCCTGCGCGAAAAGCCGACCTTCCGCTGGCAGGCCAATGCGGGAATCTATTGCCTGGACGGCACGCTGCTGTCGCGGATTCCGCGGGACGGGCCGTTCGACATGCCGGAACTCCTGTCGGCACTGGCCGGAGACGGCGAGCGGGTCTGCGCCTATCCGATGCACGAATACTGGCTGGACATCGGCCGGCCGCCGGACTTCGAGAGCGCGCAGGCGGCAGCCGTGAGCTTTCCCCTGGATGGTCGGATTGACTGA